A genomic region of Dunckerocampus dactyliophorus isolate RoL2022-P2 chromosome 10, RoL_Ddac_1.1, whole genome shotgun sequence contains the following coding sequences:
- the LOC129188661 gene encoding uncharacterized protein LOC129188661: protein MTKARGRRSGSSGGSNSSGRSTLDSVKYMEDVDLELTPETTGGASRVPQPPPRPDNDDTVNQMRQLSGNIHIATARALQKINDHAIKQERSLTEKCEATIAKVLGDFGKQLQLLVENSNSTLREIQGLRGVNGEMQKEIGSLRKEVQGQRAENKALQNDIGLLRKEMQCLRVENKELQESNAALRATLKKECEEKDKVIEQLKNTIDDMDQNTRMNDVVVTGLRIKPRSYARPVANTDEPDEMDVASTEQQVVDFLQSKEVDVDIQSIDTCIPLYGRNRTTPVVIVKFTKRKFKVALLKQGKKLKGTNFYMNDHLTKRNAEIAKKALI from the coding sequence atgacaaaggctcgagggagaagaAGCGGATCAAGCGGTGGCTCTAACAGTTCAGGTCGAAGTACTCTAGATTCAGTTAAGTATATGGAAGATGTCGATCTAGAACTGACTCCTGAGACAACCGGAGGCGCTAGCCGTGTACctcaaccgccgccgagacctGACAACGATGACACAGTTAATCAGATGAGACAACTGAGTGGAAATATACATATAGCAACAGCGAGAGCCTTACAGAAGATTAATGACCACGCAATAAAGCAAGAAAGAAGCTTAACGGAAAAGTGTGAGGCTACCATAGCGAAAGTCCTGGGGGATTTTGGAAAGCAGCTGCAGCTgcttgtggagaattccaactccaCGCTAAGAGAAATTCAAGGTCTGAGAGGAGTCAATGGTGAGATGCAAAAAGAAATAGGGTCCCTAAGGAAGGAAGTTCAAGGTCAGAGAGCGGAGAATAAAGCATTGCAAAATGATATAGGGTTATTAAGGAAGGAAATGCAATgcctgagagtggagaataaagaattacaggaaagtaatgcagcattaagagccactctcaaaaaggaatgtgaagaaaaagataaagtcattgagcagctgaaaaacaccatagatgacatggatcagaacacaagaatgaatgacgtggtcgtgacagGACTTcgaatcaaaccaaggtcctatgccagaccagtggcgaatactgatgaaccagatgaaatggatgtcgcctcaacagagcaacaagttgttgattttttgcaatcgaaggaggtggatgtagacatccaatctattgatacttgtatcccactgtatggtagGAACCGTACTACACCCGTcgtcatcgtcaaattcactaaAAGGAAATtcaaggttgctctgctgaaacagggaaagaagctgaaaggaacaaacttctacatgaatgaccacctgacaaaGCGCAACGCTGAAATTGCGAAGAAAGCactgatctga
- the amotl2a gene encoding angiomotin-like 2a isoform X2, whose product MRTAEAAPATVLHRLIQEQLRFGKLADTRALLAIQQQALRGGGRAGVGGGDGGTSAGSPLSSLESLAQEESPYMHVSTRQDPQGQEYQGSSVQQEKPLRNSMQLHGEELPTYEEAKYLMSQKGDTMSGCAERGQWDAKREHARSLSERLMQLSLERSTQENIWALSSSLSFPQLYSTANVPEGPPLDPRGPPPEYPLCPSKLPQEVCFQEPPPPFHPQHRNAHNPMTVAPSDVLMRENQRLRQEVEMYAEKAARFNKLEKEIERISEAYETLMKGSAKREALEKTMRNKLEAEMKRMHDFNRDLREQLCSATKHRAAMEAECSDRKQHVFLKLLEQNEEQQREKERLERNIQHLRLSAEESQRARELLEKALLSSHARNRQLEEELQRKRAYVEKVERLQSSLAQLQAACEKREALELRLRTRLEQELKSMRTQQNQTSGAVASVASSSLSQQQLREREERILALEADITKWEQKYLEESTMRQFAMDAAATAAAQRDTTIINNSPGHSPDSSFNEDLPPSSPRHQEMENRIRALHVQLLEKDAVIRVLQQRSRWEQSKLEKQGLRLARSVPSISTASGSIETKAKSLSDDQTSGAVLRRRDSSTQCDEAPLRTAATDTSEEPDLGGVKSINRTDADMVEILI is encoded by the exons ATGAGAACCGCCGAGGCCGCCCCCGCGACGGTCCTGCACCGCCTCATCCAGGAGCAGCTCCGCTTCGGGAAGCTGGCGGACACACGTGCACTGTTGGCGATCCAGCAGCAGGCCCTGCGTGGGGGGGGACGTGCAGGTGTTGGAGGCGGCGACGGCGGAACAAGCGCCGGTAGTCCTCTCTCCTCTCTAGAGAGCCTGGCCCAGGAGGAGTCCCCGTACATGCACGTGTCCACCAGGCAGGATCCTCAAGGCCAGGAGTACCAGGGGAGCAGTGTGCAGCAGGAAAAGCCGCTGAGGAATTCCATGCAGCTCCATGGAGAGGAGCTTCCCACCTACGAGGAGGCCAAGTACCTGATGTCCCAGAAGGGGGACACGATGTCTGGGTGTGCTGAGAGAGGACAATGGGATGCCAAACGGGAGCACGCTCGCTCTCTCAGCGAGCGCCTCATGCAGCTGTCTCTGGAGAGGAGCACACAGGAGAACATTTGGGCTCTGAGCTCCTCACTCAGCTTCCCTCAGCTCTACAGCACCGCAAATGTCCCTGAAGGACCTCCACTGGACCCGAGAGGACCGCCACCGGAATACCCTCTGTGTCCCAGCAAGCTTCCCCAGGAAGTCTGCTTCCAAGAACCTCCTCCCCCCTTCCACCCTCAACACAG GAATGCTCACAATCCCATGACGGTGGCTCCCAGCGACGTGTTGATGCGGGAGAACCAAAGGCTGAGGCAGGAAGTGGAGATGTACGCCGAGAAGGCGGCACGCTTCAATAAG CTGGAGAAGGAGATTGAAAGGATTTCGGAGGCTTACGAGACGTTGATGAAGGGCTCGGCCAAGCGGGAAGCTCTGGAGAAGACGATGAGGAACAAGCTGGAGGCCGAGATGAAGAGGATGCACGACTTCAACCGGGACCTGAGAG AACAACTGTGCTCAGCCACCAAACACAGAGCGGCCATGGAAGCAGAATGCTCGGACCGCAAGCAGCACGTCTTCCTGAAGCTGCTGGAGCAAA ATGAGGAGCAGCAGCGGGAGAAGGAACGACTGGAGAGGAACATCCAGCACTTGCGTCTCTCGGCCGAGGAAAGCCAGCGAGCACGCGAGCTCCTGGAGAAGGCGCTGCTGTCATCGCACGCTCGCAACcggcagctggaggaggagcttcAGAGGAAGCGGGCCTACGTGGAGAAGGTGGAGCGCCTTCAGAGCTCGCTGGCCCAGCTGCAGGCGGCGTGCGAGAAGCGGGAAGCGCTGGAGCTGCGGCTGCGCACCAGGCTGGAGCAGGAACTGAAGAGCATGCGCACGCAACAG AACCAGACCTCAGGCGCAGTGGCTTCTGTGGCAAGCTCCTCCTTGTCGCAGCAGCAGCTGAGGGAGCGGGAGGAGCGTATCTTGGCCCTGGAGGCTGACATCACCAAGTGGGAGCAGAAATATCTGGAGGAGAGCACCATGAGGCAGTTTGCCATGGACGCTGCCGCCACCGCTGCAGCACAGAG AGACACAACCATCATCAACAACTCGCCTGGACATTCACCTGACAGCAGTTTTAACGAGGATCTGCCTCCTTCCAGTCCCAGACACCAGGAGATGGAGAACAG AATCCGAGCCTTGCATGTTCAGCTCCTGGAGAAGGACGCCGTGATCAGGGTCCTCCAGCAGCGCTCCAGGTGGGAGCAGAGCAAGCTGGAGAAACAGGGCCTCCGGCTGGCCAGGTCCGTCCCATCCATCTCCACAGCGAGCGGCAGCATCGAAACAAAAG CAAAGAGCCTCTCGGATGACCAGACAAGTGGCGCCGTGCTGCGACGGCGGGACTCCAGCACCCAATGTGACGAGGCCCCGCTCAGGACGGCTGCCACCG ACACCTCAGAGGAACCGGACCTCGGAGGAGTGAAGAGCATCAACAGAACAGATGCAGACATGGTGGAGATCCTCATTTGA
- the amotl2a gene encoding angiomotin-like 2a isoform X1 produces MRTAEAAPATVLHRLIQEQLRFGKLADTRALLAIQQQALRGGGRAGVGGGDGGTSAGSPLSSLESLAQEESPYMHVSTRQDPQGQEYQGSSVQQEKPLRNSMQLHGEELPTYEEAKYLMSQKGDTMSGCAERGQWDAKREHARSLSERLMQLSLERSTQENIWALSSSLSFPQLYSTANVPEGPPLDPRGPPPEYPLCPSKLPQEVCFQEPPPPFHPQHRNAHNPMTVAPSDVLMRENQRLRQEVEMYAEKAARFNKLEKEIERISEAYETLMKGSAKREALEKTMRNKLEAEMKRMHDFNRDLRGTLLSEKRNHTDCGGVTATCLFPEQLCSATKHRAAMEAECSDRKQHVFLKLLEQNEEQQREKERLERNIQHLRLSAEESQRARELLEKALLSSHARNRQLEEELQRKRAYVEKVERLQSSLAQLQAACEKREALELRLRTRLEQELKSMRTQQNQTSGAVASVASSSLSQQQLREREERILALEADITKWEQKYLEESTMRQFAMDAAATAAAQRDTTIINNSPGHSPDSSFNEDLPPSSPRHQEMENRIRALHVQLLEKDAVIRVLQQRSRWEQSKLEKQGLRLARSVPSISTASGSIETKAKSLSDDQTSGAVLRRRDSSTQCDEAPLRTAATDTSEEPDLGGVKSINRTDADMVEILI; encoded by the exons ATGAGAACCGCCGAGGCCGCCCCCGCGACGGTCCTGCACCGCCTCATCCAGGAGCAGCTCCGCTTCGGGAAGCTGGCGGACACACGTGCACTGTTGGCGATCCAGCAGCAGGCCCTGCGTGGGGGGGGACGTGCAGGTGTTGGAGGCGGCGACGGCGGAACAAGCGCCGGTAGTCCTCTCTCCTCTCTAGAGAGCCTGGCCCAGGAGGAGTCCCCGTACATGCACGTGTCCACCAGGCAGGATCCTCAAGGCCAGGAGTACCAGGGGAGCAGTGTGCAGCAGGAAAAGCCGCTGAGGAATTCCATGCAGCTCCATGGAGAGGAGCTTCCCACCTACGAGGAGGCCAAGTACCTGATGTCCCAGAAGGGGGACACGATGTCTGGGTGTGCTGAGAGAGGACAATGGGATGCCAAACGGGAGCACGCTCGCTCTCTCAGCGAGCGCCTCATGCAGCTGTCTCTGGAGAGGAGCACACAGGAGAACATTTGGGCTCTGAGCTCCTCACTCAGCTTCCCTCAGCTCTACAGCACCGCAAATGTCCCTGAAGGACCTCCACTGGACCCGAGAGGACCGCCACCGGAATACCCTCTGTGTCCCAGCAAGCTTCCCCAGGAAGTCTGCTTCCAAGAACCTCCTCCCCCCTTCCACCCTCAACACAG GAATGCTCACAATCCCATGACGGTGGCTCCCAGCGACGTGTTGATGCGGGAGAACCAAAGGCTGAGGCAGGAAGTGGAGATGTACGCCGAGAAGGCGGCACGCTTCAATAAG CTGGAGAAGGAGATTGAAAGGATTTCGGAGGCTTACGAGACGTTGATGAAGGGCTCGGCCAAGCGGGAAGCTCTGGAGAAGACGATGAGGAACAAGCTGGAGGCCGAGATGAAGAGGATGCACGACTTCAACCGGGACCTGAGAGGTACATTGTTGAGTGAAAAGCGCAACCACACCGACTGCGGCGGTGTGACGGCGACTTGTCTTTTTCCAGAACAACTGTGCTCAGCCACCAAACACAGAGCGGCCATGGAAGCAGAATGCTCGGACCGCAAGCAGCACGTCTTCCTGAAGCTGCTGGAGCAAA ATGAGGAGCAGCAGCGGGAGAAGGAACGACTGGAGAGGAACATCCAGCACTTGCGTCTCTCGGCCGAGGAAAGCCAGCGAGCACGCGAGCTCCTGGAGAAGGCGCTGCTGTCATCGCACGCTCGCAACcggcagctggaggaggagcttcAGAGGAAGCGGGCCTACGTGGAGAAGGTGGAGCGCCTTCAGAGCTCGCTGGCCCAGCTGCAGGCGGCGTGCGAGAAGCGGGAAGCGCTGGAGCTGCGGCTGCGCACCAGGCTGGAGCAGGAACTGAAGAGCATGCGCACGCAACAG AACCAGACCTCAGGCGCAGTGGCTTCTGTGGCAAGCTCCTCCTTGTCGCAGCAGCAGCTGAGGGAGCGGGAGGAGCGTATCTTGGCCCTGGAGGCTGACATCACCAAGTGGGAGCAGAAATATCTGGAGGAGAGCACCATGAGGCAGTTTGCCATGGACGCTGCCGCCACCGCTGCAGCACAGAG AGACACAACCATCATCAACAACTCGCCTGGACATTCACCTGACAGCAGTTTTAACGAGGATCTGCCTCCTTCCAGTCCCAGACACCAGGAGATGGAGAACAG AATCCGAGCCTTGCATGTTCAGCTCCTGGAGAAGGACGCCGTGATCAGGGTCCTCCAGCAGCGCTCCAGGTGGGAGCAGAGCAAGCTGGAGAAACAGGGCCTCCGGCTGGCCAGGTCCGTCCCATCCATCTCCACAGCGAGCGGCAGCATCGAAACAAAAG CAAAGAGCCTCTCGGATGACCAGACAAGTGGCGCCGTGCTGCGACGGCGGGACTCCAGCACCCAATGTGACGAGGCCCCGCTCAGGACGGCTGCCACCG ACACCTCAGAGGAACCGGACCTCGGAGGAGTGAAGAGCATCAACAGAACAGATGCAGACATGGTGGAGATCCTCATTTGA
- the cep63 gene encoding centrosomal protein of 63 kDa isoform X1, protein MDAHNPDLSSVLSDCEPELQELMRQIDIMIDHQKSDWEAQMQEMQLQLKSGQEEMSASRVLLERKDLEIGVLRQQLEDVQTGRQALATKYEKQLQNVSEELDKLKRSYHKLQRRHLKKLSSEESKEVDKSEVRLLSDKLEEYSRSCVKWEQQCLLYQKQLSSLEAQKKSLADELTHVKAEAASLASLEKSYVSSLRHLEQDNLQLRRDLAETRRQLELFKGGTTAPAAADQSQPAGENANGEGTTSYEGEIQRLFTQLKTSGRSRDQAAPGGCHGSTASATAADRRISGGDSAPTPVEHAPEGWSSSSEDTPSSREESAPSPMEPLPPSSADVMVSRFLEEESLLSSELMQKLDSHILSMTENNVRTVSERLTAASPPDL, encoded by the exons ATGGACGCGCACAATCCTGACCTGAG CTCCGTGTTGTCGGACTGCGAACCAGAGCTCCAGGAGCTTATGAGGCAGATCGACATCATGATTGACCACCAGAAGAGCGATTGGGAGGCCCAGATGCAGGAGATGCAACTACAGCTGAAGAGTGGCCAGGAGGAGATGTCTGCATCCAGGGTCCTCCTTGAACGCAAAGACCTGGAG ATCGGAGTGCTGCGTCAGCAACTGGAAGACGTTCAGACAGGCCGACAAGCGCTGGCAACCAAGTATGAGAAGCAACTACAAAATGTCAGTGAAGAG TTGGACAAGTTAAAGAGGAGCTATCACAAGCTCCAGCGCAGACATCTCAAGAAGCTCAGCAGTGAAGAGTCCAAAGAGGTTGACAAGTCAGAAGTGAGGCTGCTCAGTGACAAGCTTGAG GAGTACAGTCGCAGCTGCGTGAAGTGGGAGCAGCAGTGCCTCCTCTACCAGAAGCAGCTGTCGTCGTTGGAGGCCCAGAAGAAGAGCCTGGCTGATGAGCTCACACACGTCAAA GCTGAGGCTGCGTCGCTGGCCTCCCTGGAGAAAAGCTATGTGTCGTCGCTGAGGCACCTGGAGCAGGACAACCTGCAGCTAAGGCGCGACCTCGCCGAGACACGCCGCCAACTCGAGCTCTTCAAGGGCGGGACCACCGCACCCGCCGCTGCCGACCAATCGCAGCCAGCTGGGGAAAA CGCGAATGGTGAGGGGACGACTTCCTACGAGGGCGAGATCCAGAGGCTCTTCACACAGCTGAAGACATCGGGGCGGTCCCGTGACCAAGCTGCGCCCGGCGGCTGTCATGGGTCCACAGCTTCTGCCACGGCTGCCGACAGAAGAATCTCTGGGGGAGACTCGGCGCCGACTCCAGTCGAGCACGCTCCAGAGGGGTGGAGCTCCAGCTCAGAGGACACGCCGAGCTCCAGAGAGGAATCAGCACCCTCCCCGATG GAGCCTTTGCCGCCGTCTTCCGCGGACGTCATGGTCTCTCGGTTCTTGGAGGAGGAAAGTCTTCTCTCCAGTGAGCTGATGCAGAAACTGGACTCTCACATCCTCAGTATGACGGAGAACAACGTCAGGACCGTCTCCGAGCGCCTCACTGCCGCTTCTCCTCCGGACCTATAA
- the cep63 gene encoding centrosomal protein of 63 kDa isoform X2, with protein sequence MDAHNPDLSSVLSDCEPELQELMRQIDIMIDHQKSDWEAQMQEMQLQLKSGQEEMSASRVLLERKDLEIGVLRQQLEDVQTGRQALATKYEKQLQNLDKLKRSYHKLQRRHLKKLSSEESKEVDKSEVRLLSDKLEEYSRSCVKWEQQCLLYQKQLSSLEAQKKSLADELTHVKAEAASLASLEKSYVSSLRHLEQDNLQLRRDLAETRRQLELFKGGTTAPAAADQSQPAGENANGEGTTSYEGEIQRLFTQLKTSGRSRDQAAPGGCHGSTASATAADRRISGGDSAPTPVEHAPEGWSSSSEDTPSSREESAPSPMEPLPPSSADVMVSRFLEEESLLSSELMQKLDSHILSMTENNVRTVSERLTAASPPDL encoded by the exons ATGGACGCGCACAATCCTGACCTGAG CTCCGTGTTGTCGGACTGCGAACCAGAGCTCCAGGAGCTTATGAGGCAGATCGACATCATGATTGACCACCAGAAGAGCGATTGGGAGGCCCAGATGCAGGAGATGCAACTACAGCTGAAGAGTGGCCAGGAGGAGATGTCTGCATCCAGGGTCCTCCTTGAACGCAAAGACCTGGAG ATCGGAGTGCTGCGTCAGCAACTGGAAGACGTTCAGACAGGCCGACAAGCGCTGGCAACCAAGTATGAGAAGCAACTACAAAAT TTGGACAAGTTAAAGAGGAGCTATCACAAGCTCCAGCGCAGACATCTCAAGAAGCTCAGCAGTGAAGAGTCCAAAGAGGTTGACAAGTCAGAAGTGAGGCTGCTCAGTGACAAGCTTGAG GAGTACAGTCGCAGCTGCGTGAAGTGGGAGCAGCAGTGCCTCCTCTACCAGAAGCAGCTGTCGTCGTTGGAGGCCCAGAAGAAGAGCCTGGCTGATGAGCTCACACACGTCAAA GCTGAGGCTGCGTCGCTGGCCTCCCTGGAGAAAAGCTATGTGTCGTCGCTGAGGCACCTGGAGCAGGACAACCTGCAGCTAAGGCGCGACCTCGCCGAGACACGCCGCCAACTCGAGCTCTTCAAGGGCGGGACCACCGCACCCGCCGCTGCCGACCAATCGCAGCCAGCTGGGGAAAA CGCGAATGGTGAGGGGACGACTTCCTACGAGGGCGAGATCCAGAGGCTCTTCACACAGCTGAAGACATCGGGGCGGTCCCGTGACCAAGCTGCGCCCGGCGGCTGTCATGGGTCCACAGCTTCTGCCACGGCTGCCGACAGAAGAATCTCTGGGGGAGACTCGGCGCCGACTCCAGTCGAGCACGCTCCAGAGGGGTGGAGCTCCAGCTCAGAGGACACGCCGAGCTCCAGAGAGGAATCAGCACCCTCCCCGATG GAGCCTTTGCCGCCGTCTTCCGCGGACGTCATGGTCTCTCGGTTCTTGGAGGAGGAAAGTCTTCTCTCCAGTGAGCTGATGCAGAAACTGGACTCTCACATCCTCAGTATGACGGAGAACAACGTCAGGACCGTCTCCGAGCGCCTCACTGCCGCTTCTCCTCCGGACCTATAA